The Podospora bellae-mahoneyi strain CBS 112042 chromosome 7, whole genome shotgun sequence genomic sequence TGCAGTCCCCCCAACACTACTCCTCTctcgccggcctcctccaccaagccgGTTACTCCCATCAATCGTAGCCTCACTCGTCGCCTTTGAAGCAGCCCTagccccagccccagccccagcagccatACTCATATTCACAGAAGACGGCACCTTCCAAAACCCAGACGACCCATGAGAatgatgctgttgctgacCACCAaactgctgcttctgctgtcCAGGAGGAACAGGATAACTCCTCAgctgttgttcttgttgtttctgtcCCTCACCCCGTCTCCCAAGCCCCCCAGGCGACACCTGCGAGTTTGATCCCTGCCGtgcatctccatcaccaccaggtCTCACCACAGTAACAGTAGCAGTGGAATCCGTCgtacccctcccctccttcttctttccccccaGTGACTGCTGACCCAACTGCGGACTACTCTTCGTCTTGCTCGAATCCAACCCCACCTTTTTCAATCTCCCAGCAATACTCCCCGGTTGAGCGGCCACCgaagcagcagaagcagcagctgaagaagaaaaggggccAGTGCCCTTGAGCCAGGCAGGCGGGCTAGTCACTCTAGCACGAGGAATAGACTTGCCACTGCTCTTACGACCTCCCCCAGTCTCCATCCCACTATTATTCTGAGCAGAACCACCACTGTCCACATCCACCTGAAGAATCTGCTGCAATGCCCCGGACTTATTTGTCTGAGCAAGAACCTTGACCCGTCTCAAAACAGGAGGCGTAGTTCTCTCCTTTTCCCGTCTCGCCTGTTGCTGCAAGACGTGAGCTCTATCATTGGACGCCTGAAATGTCGGAGAAGGCGTAGTAGGATCTGGCTCCCGATCCGGGCGGTGAACATGAGGGCCATCCTTGGCCTGCAGAGCAGCAGtcatttcctcctccttctcttcagAGGCAGCAAGCATACGTGCACTATTGCTTGGAACTCCAGGTGAGGGGGGCGGGACAACCGACGAGCCCCTTGACGAGCTAGCATAACTGTGTGACAATCTCTCAGGGTGGGGCTCCCTCTGGCTCTGTTGAATCCGGGGATGTTCGGCAGCGTCAGTCGGAGCAACAGGTACACGACGCTTGCGGTCAACAACAGTGGTAAGATCATACTTGGGCAGCTTCGAGACAGGAGGCATGGCAACGACAGGAATAGTTGTGCTGCTGACTTGGGGATCCGAAACCTTTCTGGCAATCTGGTCGGCAATGACGAACGGATTCGTCTTCTGTCATTGCTGTCAGCATATCCATAACCAAAAGCAAAGAAACAAACCTACCACGGGCCGCCTCTTCTCAACAGCAATGATCTCCCCATTCGACTTCCTgacaacctccaccagcccccctccctccccatcaggcgtcgtagcagcagcaggtgaaGGCAATCCAGTAGCAACAGCCACACTCACCCTTTCAACCTcgtccccaacccccccccgTCCATgcttctcaccaccatccacatTCACACTTCCCATCTCCTGTTTATTCTGCGGGGAAGGTTCCTTCCTGCACCTCCCACACAAAGGATGCCCACAAGAAGGACAATACAACTGCGGCCTAACTCTGTCTCCACAAACATGACAAACCGTCACCGCCGGCTCCCTTGATCTTCCCTTCATATCCTTTTGGTCtcgatctccttctcctcttcctcccatgTTCTCCATCTCTCGATCAAGGTACAGACCGGCATCATGACTgtcagcctcatcctcagaCAACTAGCCCGACGGTCTGGAAATATTGTACTGCTCAAACAGCTCCATGGCAGCGATCCTCCGCCCGCTCTGGGATGTCCCACCGCTGACGAAGCTTGCCAGCGAAGGCTCCGAGATCTCGCGAGGGCGAGGCATCTTTTCTTTAAGCTCAGGCACcgagggaagaggaggttgttcttgttgttgtttttggtgagAGCTTGAAGCAGGGCGGACAGTAACCCTGATAGAAAGGGTACAAGAGCTATGGTTACCCGGCCGGTCGAAGCAGGCTTCCGATGCGCCTTGTTGCTGTGTATCCCAGTAGAGCGtcagtaaaaaaaaaacacaaaaccaACACGCTTGAAAAAAGAGGTCAACAAACAAGTTCACCCTGCCTATCCCTCGTACTCAGCAAACGATCCGACCTCGATAGGCCTCGCTCAAGCAATGGCTGAGATGTCCGCGTCTTTGTCGTGCTTTCAGGAACAGCAGGGgactgttgttgatgttctcGCTGAATCGGCACTAGTCGGTCTTCCGTCTTCCCTAACCTGGGGCTCGAGCGGCTGTTGGCAGGCGAGGGCGTGGCAATGCGAGAAAATGATGGAAAATAAAGCATCACAGTATTCGTCAGCCAGTAACATAAACACACTAAAGTATGCTGGCGTCGAAATGGATGCCTTGTAGTGAATATCCGGTAACCAGCTGGTGTGCCCGGATTCCGTCAAGAATGACAAGATGTTGTGATTTTAGGATATACGGAAGGATGTTTGCAAGAGAAGATTCAGAGAGCAGGTCCACCTCCAGATTTTTGGGAAGCCAAACTACCACTCCGCGCTCTGACATAACGGGCAAGAAAGACCCAGACAAATGGGCCGGCATAGCACTACCCCTACTCAACAGATAATAAGCAATGGCAACCGCGATCAACTCAGCAACTACCTAGCACATGCAACTCGGGCCGCCTCTACCCCCAAGACGATAACAGTCCGGCTCATGAAGCATCTCTTGGACTAGATAGGGAATCTTTTGGATGACGTATTCTACAGGGAGGGTTTATTGGTGGGGTTGTACATCTACTTGAGGTGGGCCTGGAGAGTCTCGAGGACCTAGAACAGCAGTTAGTTAGCACCTTGTAAACCAGAATCACGTAGAATCAAACCAACCTCAagctcaatcttggcctcggcaatctcctgctcgctgccgctgccgctggcAACCTTTTGCGCCTCAGCAATCTGGCTGCGGACAGCCTCGGCGCTGAAGTCCTCAAGGGGGAAGCCCTCGACGGCGTTGATGCTCAGAACGGAGTTGGGCTGAACAACGGCAAAACCACCGGAAACTAGAATCGTTCTTTCGTGTGAGCTTCCAGTCCTTTTTTTCTGCCCTTTTCTATCCGAGCTCCAAGGTTTCGAGGTGATGGGCGGTACGTACGGAAGAACTGCTTGTTGCCGCTCTCCTCAATGATCTCGACGATACCGGGCTTCAGCTGCTCGATCGAAGGAACGTGGTTGGCGAGGACACCCATCTCACCCGACTCGGCGGGGATGTTGACCTGGACGACATCCTGGGACTTGTAGACGGCCTGTTATGCGGCATAAACATCAGCGGCCTCGCTCGAAAACATGTTGATATCCCTCCAATCGACCAAGAAACATTCGGGGTGCTGTCCGTCGTCATCGTACCTGGTGGGGAAGCGACAAGCTAAGCTTGATCTGTAGGGAATAAGTTAGATAATGTTAAAGCGCGCGGTTCCTGGAGGGGCAGTAGAGACATACCTTGTCGCTGACGGCCTCGGCGTAGCCTCTGCGCTGGACGGGGGCGCGGAGAAGAGCCGGGCGAGCCCGGATGGCGGCGCGGGCAATGCGAAGGGAGttcatggtgatggcggcggtcTCAATGGGTCAAGTCCTTCTCGATATGTCGTCGGCTCTCCAGCTTTGCCCAAAATCCGGCGATTGACTGGAACCAATGAAACCGGGATTGTCCGGTTCGGCTACGCGGAAACGTTTTTGCGGGGcttgaggtgggaggtggacaGGAGAGCGCTTGCTGAGCTCAGCCAAGCTTGCACAAGTTCAGATGATTGCATAAATTACGGGTAGATGCATATACACTTCAAGGTTGATGGGACTGTCCATCGTGgtgcatcatcaacaccttCATGACCAGAAACCTCACTTGACTGACATGCTAAGTCCCAAAGTGCTGGCCAGGCAAGAACCGCATATTCTGGCCCTTTTTTGCCAGTATATCCCTCAGAGCACAACATGAAGCCCTAAAAACCTTCCTTGGACGTTGTGCAACAACCAACTTGCCTTCTAGTCTCAGTGGCTGATGAGCAGAGCAAATTGTCCGGCCACGCCGCAGAAGATTCACTCAACCAACCGTTGTATTCCCCCCAACCGATCTCCGAAAATCACAAGCTGGCGGTTGCTGTCAACAAGAGAGAGCTCGCTGTCAGTTCCCCCGAGGCCGCGATTcagcaccatctccacccgtAGCTCATGCCCTGACCGaccttctcaacatcatccgaTGGATGTGATGCCCTCATGCTGCCGCTGTGATGCACCGAGCTTTCTACGTTTTAAATCCCTCAAAACCATCCGCTAAAAAACGGGTACCCGCGTCTTACTGCCTAGCTGTCAAGAGCCATAACCTGGAAGGCGTATCCATGTTAATAAGTACCTGGACCCGGTTTCCGCTTGGAGGTTGGGAAAGGGTTCATCCTGTGAACGGCAGTTTGCATCATCGGTCAAGGATGGGAGAGCAACGTGATCCCAGAGGGAGGTTTAGGGCTTGATGTAGATAGTTTTGATGTGGTTTCATGTCGTGAGTGAGATGCAAGCacatgatgatggaaacTGGACGCGGGCAAAATTGGCCTAATAAAATACCAGTTCAAGATAACGTACAGATACAGATGGGATTTCGGGGGTTTACCAAGACCGGGGAAATGCCATGCTTGGGTTAGAAGATGTGGGATGTTTGACCTGAAGATGGAATGGGgaccacaccaccaaacatGTCAGCTGCCCAATTCCGAGGTAAGAAGAGACGTCTCAGAAATGGTCCCCCACCACAGGCCCTTCGGGTACTCCCACCTTTTGTGTTTCTGTTCATCCGATGTGATCTGCGGAAGAATCCGAGTTGTTGTTAAGGTATACTGTGCTTCCCCGGAAGTGGCAAGTCAGAGGTAAGTAGTTCCCCTAAcccatcagcagcaagcatACATACCAACCTATCCACGTGGTTtgttcccccccccccctgtgTCACGCAAAGGCGGTTACAAAGTGTGGTCTGTTCTTTGTGTTGCATGTGTAACACCCAAGAAAACGTCTGTCTTTTTTGCGGCCCAACTTTGGGCTTGAACTTTCCGTTTTCTTGAAGGTTCGATGTTGTGTGATGTGTGACCCAGCGACCCCACCCGGTGATGAATGAGTATTGAAGTAGAGTCAATCGCATGACCACTCTTTAGTTGATCATTTTCTTTGTAGCCCAGGCTTGGTTCCTgaaccccaaaaccaactAGACAATGAGGAGACAAAAGAACTGCCCCTTTTGGGTAGGTTTCTTCTTTGATGTTTTGGCTGGCTGCCACATGGAGAACACGGGAAATCAGAATAGGGCCATAGCGATACCGGCCGTGAAATGGCCCCGAGCTTGAGGCTATGgtttttaactttttattattgTTCGGGCTTCGCCGAAGAAACTAAACGGCCCGTAGCCAGTAGTCTTTTGTTTATCTGGTCGATACGTCACTTTATGGGGTTCTTTTTGGTCCGTAGAGAGCTCCCGTCTGCATGAGCCGTTTACGATTGCGATGCCGTGTAAGCCGGATGGCATCGTACGTCTTTCCTGTGCTTGGATAACAAATTCCACCACTCTTAGAAatgtgtcgtcgtcgtcgtcttctgtGTGGCTTTTGGACGATCCCAATGAGGGGCACCGTTTTGAGGTTGGAATTACgggccaccagcaacaacaacaaaaacctATGGGCCCGGTGACATTGCGCCTTAACAGCTTTAGCGGCACAGGTATCAGGTTTCAAAGCAGAGACATATCGATGTAGGCTCCCTTCGGATTGCCGTTTGTAGTCGTGTCGTCGTCTGAATGAAAGATTACCCCACGCTATCTGATAGTCGTAGCATTGCGGGGTAGCTGAGGTGGTTGTTTCTGTGTCTTCGGGCCGGGTGAAGTTGCTTGCCTGCCCCGGACTACAAGCCTCTGAGATTTGGAGATTGGGTTCCTTTCGCTTCTGGCGCGTGGAAATGCGCAATCAATCTCTGGCCGCTCGCGCTATCGTGGCGTCGGCGAACTGGAGGCAGTGAGGTTGGGTTCGTTGATCACGGTATCGCCTTGGTCCAATCATCCAGCGCCCTCTTGTGCATCTTGGTGGGGTAAGGAGACGGTGTTGTGAGCTGCAGGTATTCAGCATCAACGGTTACCTACCATTCCATTTACGTTCAAGCGCGCGGGTTGGACTATTACGAATGTCGCTGAATGGTGCTCTGAGTTGCATCTGCTTCGTCACGGGTGTCAGACTGAGGGAGCATTCCAAGTTCTATCACTGCTAGTCAGCTTCACTTTGAGCTGCCTGAGCAATAAGGAAGCGTGGGTTAGCGACGGAGTGAGCCAGCAAACTCGGCGCTGGCGAATCCTCAATTCCAATAGAGGCACGGAACAATAGGAGGATAGAGATTGGAGGAACAAATCAAGCGAGTAAACCCCCACGACAAATGGTAGCCCGAGCCGTTCAGCCTCCCACTCTTGGAGTTACATCCAAGGTGGACATGGCGCCATTTCCCCAGACTTCGTCACTTTTTGATGGATGGACATGCTGTTTACCGACCGTGCCGACGTGGGAGAGGTGCCGGCCTATTGTTCTCACGAGTCTACTCGGTGTACCAGTTGATCAGGCttcggtggtggatggatgtgCATGTCAGGAAATTCGATATCTGACTGGAAAGGTTGTGTTGCTGAGTGATACGATTACTCGGTGCCGGGGTACACAGCATGGCACAGCATGAAATGACAGGAAAAGCTCATGTTTTGCCGTCTGGTGCCAATTCTGGTTAGCTTTGACCCGCTGTTTTCGGCACCCGCAACTACCTTCCAGAGGGACCCTAAGCTCCGGCTACTAAAGTACCGGCCAAAGTCTTCTTGGCGGGAATAAATTTATTTTAGAAGTAAATTACAAAGTAAAGGGTTACACATTAAACCATTTTAAAACTCTATATTTACTAATAGAAAATACTAAAAGTGATGATAAAATAAAGTGTAAAGCCATAATTAATTTCTAGGAAAGGCAGACTTGGTTTTGTAGGTGGGCTTTTTTGAGAGGTACGCTGCAAAGTGAGGTGAATACTCTATTTTTCCAACTAGATTAAAGCGGAGCAACTGCAAAGTGAGGCCTACATAGTCTAAGAAGCTCAGACTAGCTTAACTGTTGAAATAGTAAGAAAACACAtaaaaacaaccacaacaccacaaatataccgTCAACAAGTCCCTGAATAAACACCTGCATGACAGTAACTCGCTTGCAGGCTGCACTTCACGgaggacaaagaaaagactctgtgggctcgcaggccgcacaataagcaccggattagcctgatcagagggccagaactgcctgcacgcatgcaaagcgcaaaaatacgaagaaataaaagtcgatgatcCGTCTAAAATAGAAagtccgaagcagaccgcttatatacatgacccctgaacccccgaatcctcagagagccccacttccttacttatGCCATCAagcctgtggccgcaccccaaactaTTATACAAAATATAGCAAAATTGATTACCGGCTTACCGTACAATAGATGCAGGTAGCTGTGGGTCCACAGAGCCGCTATTTCCACAGGGAATTATAGGGCCTTTAGTAGCCTAAATCCAAAATTTCGGCTATTTTAGGCTACCGTAGCGTCCGATGCAGGGCTTCAAAGTTGACTTTGTACTAAGTAAAATTCTCAAAGGTGCCAGGTAGATATGTTGTGACTGTCTTTGCTATATCTACTAGTTCCTCCAGAACTAAATGCCTTATAGTATTATAGCAGTAACCTACTGTAAAATAAAGCTTACAGAGACCCATTTTTAACAATTATTCTTTACCTTAACTTTGATAAAGCTTTAACTAATctattaattttaatatcTCTTGATTTTTTAGCTAGAGCTCTACCAAATATTTATAGGCTcataaatattaataaataataccgATATTACTTTTTCGAATACTTTACTTAAAATATAATAGACTAATGTAATTAGCTTTCGCGGTTAAACGATAAAAAGCAGTAATaaatttattactttttacTTTATACCTTAAATTTTGGGATAAATTTATTTTCCCAACAGCTTTTCACTATAGCGCAGGTAAAAAAAGCTTCTCTACTTACTCTTAGCCCAAATGAACATCTGACCTAGCAAATCAGCTAGTCACAGCATTTGAGGCACTTGTTGCTTCAAAGATAGCATCAAGCGTCTCGACGAAAAATGCTCTGAGCAATGCACAGCTGCGacctaaataaatattaaaactaGAATACAAGTGTGTGGATAAAGTGTAAGTACTTACGTAATAACTATAAATTAAAGGCTTATTGCGTAATAGTGCCAGGCGAGGCGCGGCCGACCGCTCAGAAACGGCAACCTCGACGGCAACACATAGATAACACTGTGACCCTCTTTTCCTCCAAGACAAGATTTTGTGCGATGCGAGCCCTCATGCGGGTCAGACTGGATGGAAGTGTTCTTGACGAGAAGGTTGCAGCCTGCATATTGCGAATTGCAGCTCAGCCCAAGTACTTTGCAGAAGAACCAAACTCGGCCACTCTCTCCCACCCGCTCGCAAAGTTCAGCCTATCAAGGTGTGAGGATCATTCCGGCTGGGCAACTCGGCACCTCCCAATCTGTCATCTGTCTTTTTGTTTGATACACGATAGGGTGTCAGACCCGaaaggcggtggtggtgaaggcggtATAGAGTCGGACTGATAGTAGAGGTCTGCTATCAAAAGGGCAATGGTGTCCGGTGACACAGCATGTCTTCTCTCAGTTAGAGACGGGCGATGTCGGACACTCGGGGATGCTCCTGACCTGCTAATCTTGGGATAAGGACGGCACTATGCGCATCAGGAGGCAATCCACAGCGAGGGTGCGAGGGTCCTTTGTCTGTCTGAACAGAGTCAAGCGCCATTGCTACGATGCTCCTCCCAAGTCGAAATTCCGCCAGCCGGGTCTTTCCCGCCACTGGACATTTTTGGAGAAGCAGGTGGAGTCAGCGTGGGTTGAAAGGAACCATCGACCACCACGCAAAAACGCTGGTTCAAAAGATCGATCGCCATGGGGCGGGGCCCGCAGCCAACgacggaagaggaagaaacgGG encodes the following:
- a CDS encoding hypothetical protein (EggNog:ENOG503PGWP) encodes the protein MENMGGRGEGDRDQKDMKGRSREPAVTVCHVCGDRVRPQLYCPSCGHPLCGRCRKEPSPQNKQEMGSVNVDGGEKHGRGGVGDEVERVSVAVATGLPSPAAATTPDGEGGGLVEVVRKSNGEIIAVEKRRPVKTNPFVIADQIARKVSDPQVSSTTIPVVAMPPVSKLPKYDLTTVVDRKRRVPVAPTDAAEHPRIQQSQREPHPERLSHSYASSSRGSSVVPPPSPGVPSNSARMLAASEEKEEEMTAALQAKDGPHVHRPDREPDPTTPSPTFQASNDRAHVLQQQARREKERTTPPVLRRVKVLAQTNKSGALQQILQVDVDSGGSAQNNSGMETGGGRKSSGKSIPRARVTSPPAWLKGTGPFSSSAAASAASVAAQPGSIAGRLKKVGLDSSKTKSSPQLGQQSLGGKKKEGRGTTDSTATVTVVRPGGDGDARQGSNSQVSPGGLGRRGEGQKQQEQQLRSYPVPPGQQKQQFGGQQQHHSHGSSGFWKVPSSVNMSMAAGAGAGARAASKATSEATIDGSNRLGGGGRRERSSVGGTATGPAGTGTVMVAGDEDDDVGIQGLTIVLHLRGKDDLVISTDLTREGGAGTEGGQEGTGRVLGVVGRCG
- the ATP16 gene encoding delta subunit of the central stalk of mitochondrial F1F0 ATP synthase, atp16 (EggNog:ENOG503P4C9; COG:C; BUSCO:EOG092657H8), with translation MNSLRIARAAIRARPALLRAPVQRRGYAEAVSDKIKLSLSLPHQAVYKSQDVVQVNIPAESGEMGVLANHVPSIEQLKPGIVEIIEESGNKQFFLSGGFAVVQPNSVLSINAVEGFPLEDFSAEAVRSQIAEAQKVASGSGSEQEIAEAKIELEVLETLQAHLK